A genome region from Streptomyces sp. NBC_01296 includes the following:
- a CDS encoding MFS transporter translates to MAAGYAELLRTRHAARLLAGTLVGRLPNATAAIAIVLFTRAEGGSYSLAGALAAVYGVANAVGQPLLGRAVDLFGQPRVQLPAAVLSALGMAWLAFAGTGSAAAAYGAVVVGGFFAPPLEGGLRALWPSVLGGKEERVHAAYAMDAVAQEIMYTVGPLLVTLCVSLWDPAGALLVIHALGVLGALSVVVCEPSRTWRSEPREAHWLGALRSPGLRALLGAFFFVGMALGSITVAGLAYADGHGGQSVYGWLMAALGLGALAGGVLYGARQWAGAPERRLRLIVALLAVCYLPLVLVPGPVAMTALSALAGVFLAPALACAFIVVDRHAPAGTVTEAFSWLVTFFGVGAAIGTAAAGPAVELGGTASGFGVACVAGASALLVLTLTQRVMAAPGRTRTVAGSPSGSAADADAGPGADAGERAGGGGAEGRVDGPVERLVDN, encoded by the coding sequence ATGGCCGCGGGATACGCGGAGCTGCTCAGGACCCGGCACGCCGCGAGGCTGCTGGCGGGCACGCTCGTCGGCCGCCTGCCGAACGCGACCGCGGCGATCGCGATCGTGCTGTTCACGCGGGCCGAAGGGGGCAGCTACAGCCTCGCGGGCGCCCTCGCCGCGGTCTACGGCGTGGCGAACGCGGTGGGCCAGCCGCTGCTCGGCCGCGCCGTGGACCTGTTCGGGCAGCCGCGGGTGCAGCTGCCGGCCGCGGTGCTCTCGGCGCTGGGCATGGCGTGGCTCGCGTTCGCGGGTACCGGGTCGGCGGCGGCCGCGTACGGGGCCGTGGTCGTCGGAGGGTTCTTCGCGCCGCCGCTGGAGGGCGGGCTGCGGGCGCTGTGGCCTTCGGTGCTCGGCGGCAAGGAGGAGCGGGTGCACGCCGCGTACGCGATGGACGCGGTGGCGCAGGAGATCATGTACACGGTCGGGCCGCTGCTCGTGACGCTGTGCGTCTCGCTGTGGGACCCGGCGGGGGCGCTGCTGGTGATCCATGCGCTCGGTGTCCTGGGGGCGCTGTCCGTGGTGGTCTGCGAGCCCTCGCGGACGTGGCGTTCGGAGCCGCGCGAGGCGCACTGGCTGGGTGCGCTGCGCTCGCCGGGGCTGCGGGCGCTGCTGGGGGCGTTCTTCTTCGTGGGCATGGCGCTGGGTTCGATCACGGTGGCGGGTCTGGCGTACGCCGATGGCCACGGGGGCCAGTCGGTGTACGGCTGGCTGATGGCGGCGCTGGGTCTGGGCGCGCTGGCCGGCGGGGTGCTGTACGGGGCGCGGCAGTGGGCGGGTGCGCCGGAGCGGCGGCTGCGGCTGATCGTGGCGCTGCTGGCGGTGTGCTACCTGCCGCTGGTGCTGGTTCCGGGGCCGGTGGCGATGACGGCGCTGTCGGCGCTGGCGGGTGTGTTCCTGGCGCCCGCGCTGGCGTGTGCGTTCATCGTCGTGGACCGTCATGCTCCGGCGGGGACGGTGACGGAGGCGTTCTCGTGGCTGGTGACGTTCTTCGGGGTGGGTGCGGCGATCGGTACGGCTGCGGCGGGGCCGGCGGTGGAACTGGGCGGTACGGCGAGCGGGTTCGGCGTGGCGTGTGTCGCGGGTGCGTCGGCGCTGCTGGTGCTGACGCTCACTCAGCGCGTCATGGCCGCTCCCGGCCGGACCCGTACGGTGGCGGGCTCGCCGTCGGGATCCGCGGCGGACGCGGATGCGGGCCCGGGTGCGGACGCGGGCGAGCGTGCAGGCGGGGGCGGTGCGGAAGGCCGGGTGGACGGCCCGGTCGAGCGGCTTGTCGACAACTGA
- the pafA gene encoding Pup--protein ligase: MDRRIFGLENEYGVTCTFRGQRRLSPDEVARYLFRRVVSWGRSSNVFLRNGARLYLDVGSHPEYATPECDNVTELVTHDKAGERILEGLLVDAERRLHEEGIAGDVYLFKNNTDSAGNSYGCHENYLVARHGEFSRLADILIPFLVTRQLICGAGKVLQTPRGAVYCVSQRAEHIWEGVSSATTRSRPIINTRDEPHADAERYRRLHVIVGDSNMSETTMLLKVGATDLVLRMIEAGTVMRDLTLENPIRAIREVSHDITGQRKVRLASGREASALEIQREYYDKAVDFAERRGIRTGTVDQVLELWGRTLDAIDAEDLDRIGTEIDWVMKHQLIERYRAKHGMTMSNPRVAQIDLAYHDIHRRRGLYYLLERKGQAARICNDLKIFEGKSVPPQTTRARLRGDFIRRAQEQRRDFTVDWVHLKLNDQAQRTVLCKDPFRSVDDRVEKLIAGM; this comes from the coding sequence ATGGACCGCCGCATTTTCGGGCTGGAGAACGAGTACGGCGTCACGTGCACGTTCAGGGGACAGCGCCGACTGTCTCCTGACGAAGTGGCGCGCTACCTCTTCCGCCGTGTTGTGTCATGGGGCCGCAGCAGCAATGTCTTCCTGCGGAACGGCGCCCGTCTGTACCTCGACGTGGGTTCGCATCCGGAATATGCAACTCCCGAATGCGACAACGTGACCGAACTGGTCACGCACGACAAGGCGGGCGAGCGCATTCTCGAAGGCCTGCTCGTCGATGCCGAACGCCGCCTGCACGAGGAGGGAATCGCGGGCGACGTCTATCTCTTCAAGAACAACACCGACTCGGCCGGCAACTCGTACGGCTGTCACGAGAACTATCTCGTGGCCCGGCACGGAGAATTCTCCCGCCTGGCGGACATTCTCATTCCGTTCCTCGTCACGCGGCAGCTGATCTGCGGCGCGGGCAAGGTGTTGCAGACCCCCCGGGGTGCGGTCTACTGCGTGAGCCAGCGGGCCGAGCACATCTGGGAGGGCGTCAGCTCCGCGACGACCCGGTCCCGGCCGATCATCAACACGCGGGACGAGCCGCACGCGGACGCCGAGCGGTACCGCCGCCTGCACGTGATCGTCGGGGACTCGAACATGTCCGAGACGACCATGCTGCTCAAGGTGGGGGCCACCGACCTGGTGCTGCGCATGATCGAGGCGGGCACGGTGATGCGGGACCTGACCCTGGAGAACCCGATCCGGGCGATCCGCGAGGTCAGCCACGACATCACGGGCCAGCGCAAGGTGCGCCTCGCGAGCGGCCGGGAGGCCTCGGCGCTGGAGATCCAGCGCGAGTACTACGACAAGGCCGTGGACTTCGCCGAGCGCCGGGGGATCCGTACCGGCACGGTGGACCAGGTGCTGGAGCTGTGGGGCCGCACCCTCGACGCGATCGACGCGGAGGACCTGGACCGGATCGGGACCGAGATCGACTGGGTCATGAAGCACCAGCTGATCGAGCGGTACCGGGCCAAGCACGGTATGACCATGTCGAACCCGCGGGTCGCTCAGATAGACCTCGCGTACCACGACATCCACCGCCGGCGCGGGCTGTACTACCTGCTGGAGCGCAAGGGGCAGGCGGCGCGGATCTGCAACGACCTGAAGATCTTCGAGGGCAAGTCGGTGCCCCCGCAGACCACGCGGGCGCGGCTGCGCGGCGATTTCATCCGCCGGGCGCAGGAGCAGCGGCGGGACTTCACGGTGGACTGGGTGCACCTCAAGCTCAACGACCAGGCGCAGCGGACCGTGCTGTGCAAGGACCCGTTCCGGTCGGTGGACGACCGGGTGGAGAAGCTGATCGCCGGGATGTGA
- a CDS encoding FKBP-type peptidyl-prolyl cis-trans isomerase has translation MRRLAGLLVVPLLLLSTAACGDSGSDSAEMKNGAPAITKGAKFGETPTLSKGKGDPPKELKVVTVSEGTGPVLKKGDVAQVNYYGQVWDAKEPFDQSFGKGKPFEVTIGAGMVIKGWDQGLEGKKVGSRLELVIPPDLGYGDKGSGDKIKPNATLVFVVDIVKATSVPASATGKEVAQDNKDLPKVGTNTDGKEVSVTVPKDTTPPAKLVSNYVLEADGPAVKDTDSVIVKFNGKTWKDDKTFESTYATDQTVTWPMDQLSVKGLKDGLLGKKVGSRILLVIPPDQGFGDKEQGTIPANSTLVFSLDILAVM, from the coding sequence GTGCGCCGACTTGCCGGCCTGCTTGTCGTACCCCTTCTGCTGCTGTCGACAGCAGCCTGTGGCGACAGCGGCTCCGACTCCGCCGAGATGAAGAACGGGGCGCCCGCGATCACCAAGGGTGCCAAGTTCGGTGAGACCCCGACCCTGTCCAAGGGCAAGGGCGACCCGCCGAAGGAGCTGAAGGTGGTGACCGTCAGCGAGGGCACCGGCCCGGTGCTGAAGAAGGGCGACGTCGCCCAGGTCAACTACTACGGCCAGGTGTGGGACGCCAAGGAGCCGTTCGACCAGAGCTTCGGCAAGGGCAAGCCGTTCGAGGTGACCATCGGCGCCGGGATGGTCATCAAGGGCTGGGACCAGGGCCTCGAGGGCAAGAAGGTCGGCAGCCGCCTCGAGCTGGTGATCCCGCCGGACCTCGGTTACGGCGACAAGGGCTCCGGCGACAAGATCAAGCCGAATGCCACGCTGGTCTTCGTCGTGGACATCGTCAAGGCCACCTCGGTCCCGGCCTCGGCCACGGGCAAGGAGGTCGCGCAGGACAACAAGGACCTGCCGAAGGTCGGTACGAACACGGACGGCAAGGAAGTCTCCGTGACCGTTCCGAAGGACACCACGCCGCCGGCCAAGCTGGTCTCGAACTACGTGCTGGAGGCTGACGGCCCGGCCGTCAAGGACACCGACAGCGTCATCGTCAAGTTCAACGGCAAGACGTGGAAGGACGACAAGACCTTCGAAAGCACGTACGCCACCGACCAGACGGTGACGTGGCCGATGGACCAGCTCTCGGTCAAGGGTCTCAAGGACGGCCTGCTCGGCAAGAAGGTCGGCAGCCGCATCCTGCTGGTCATCCCGCCGGACCAGGGGTTCGGCGACAAGGAGCAGGGCACCATCCCGGCGAACTCGACGCTGGTCTTCAGCCTCGACATCCTCGCCGTGATGTAA
- a CDS encoding FKBP-type peptidyl-prolyl cis-trans isomerase — MSNQLEKPEIDFPEGPVPADLVIEDIWEGDGAEATAGNKVSVHYVGVAFSTGEEFDASWNRGAPLQFILGIGQVIAGWDKGVQGMKVGGRRKLTIPAHLAYGDQSPTPAIKPGETLIFVCDLMGV, encoded by the coding sequence GTGAGCAACCAGCTCGAGAAGCCCGAGATCGACTTCCCCGAGGGCCCGGTCCCGGCCGACCTCGTCATCGAGGACATCTGGGAGGGCGACGGCGCCGAGGCCACGGCCGGCAACAAGGTCTCCGTCCACTACGTGGGCGTGGCCTTCTCCACCGGTGAGGAGTTCGACGCGTCCTGGAACCGCGGCGCCCCGCTGCAGTTCATCCTGGGCATCGGCCAGGTCATCGCCGGCTGGGACAAGGGTGTCCAGGGCATGAAGGTCGGCGGCCGTCGCAAGCTGACGATCCCCGCCCACCTCGCGTACGGCGACCAGAGCCCGACCCCGGCCATCAAGCCGGGCGAGACGCTGATCTTCGTCTGTGACCTGATGGGTGTCTGA